Proteins encoded within one genomic window of Actinomycetota bacterium:
- a CDS encoding plastocyanin/azurin family copper-binding protein: MPTRPRLPPALLLLVLLFTLAACQAGSAASPADAAPVRGVTTVDAKDLKFLPPAIEVPPGTEVTWRFVDGSIPHNVKGDGFASENQSRGTFSHRFERPGEYRYTCDLHAGMDGRVVVAG; this comes from the coding sequence GTGCCAACCCGCCCCCGCCTCCCGCCCGCCCTGCTCCTGCTTGTGCTCTTGTTCACATTGGCCGCCTGCCAGGCCGGCTCGGCCGCCTCCCCCGCCGACGCCGCGCCGGTACGGGGCGTGACCACGGTCGACGCCAAGGACCTCAAGTTCCTGCCCCCGGCGATCGAGGTGCCGCCGGGGACGGAGGTCACCTGGCGGTTCGTGGACGGCTCGATCCCCCACAACGTCAAGGGGGACGGCTTCGCCTCCGAGAACCAGTCCCGGGGGACCTTCAGCCACCGGTTCGAGCGGCCCGGCGAGTACCGCTACACCTGTGACCTGCACGCCGGCATGGACGGACGGGTGGTGGTGGCCGGCTGA